Proteins encoded in a region of the Deefgea piscis genome:
- the hemB gene encoding porphobilinogen synthase, which produces MHSNRPFPHTRLRRMRRDDFSRRLMRENSLSANDFILPVFVLDGKNREEAIASMPGVTRQSLDKLYYTAEAAVKLGIPALALFPVIEPQLKSLDAAEAWNRRGLVPRALEELKRRFPDLGLITDIALDPYTIHGQDGIIDEHGYVLNDETVNALIRQALCHAAAGADMVAPSDMMDGRIGAIRAALDREDHIHTRILAYSAKYASAFYGPFRDAVGSSGNLGKGNKYTYQMDPANSNEALHEVALDLAEGADMVMVKPGMPYLDIVRRVKDEFKVPTFVYQVSGEYAMLKAASQNGWLDEQSVVLESLLAFKRAGADAILTYYALDAARWLTQK; this is translated from the coding sequence ATGCACAGCAATCGCCCCTTTCCACACACTCGCTTGCGCCGCATGCGCCGCGATGACTTTTCACGGCGTTTAATGCGTGAAAACAGCTTAAGTGCCAATGACTTTATTTTGCCGGTGTTTGTGTTAGATGGAAAAAACCGCGAAGAAGCCATCGCCTCTATGCCCGGCGTCACGCGGCAAAGCCTCGATAAACTGTATTACACCGCGGAAGCAGCCGTAAAACTGGGCATTCCCGCTTTAGCTTTATTTCCAGTGATTGAGCCGCAGCTTAAATCACTCGACGCTGCCGAAGCCTGGAATCGCCGTGGTTTAGTGCCACGGGCGCTCGAAGAACTGAAACGCCGCTTTCCTGACCTAGGCTTAATTACTGATATTGCGCTTGATCCGTATACCATTCACGGGCAAGACGGCATTATTGATGAACACGGTTATGTGTTAAATGACGAAACCGTAAATGCGCTGATACGCCAAGCTTTATGCCATGCCGCAGCCGGTGCTGATATGGTGGCACCATCCGATATGATGGATGGCCGCATTGGCGCGATTCGTGCCGCTTTAGATCGTGAAGACCATATTCACACACGGATTTTGGCGTATTCAGCCAAATACGCTTCAGCGTTTTACGGTCCATTCCGTGATGCGGTCGGTTCATCGGGCAATTTAGGTAAGGGCAATAAATATACCTATCAAATGGACCCCGCCAATAGCAATGAAGCCTTGCATGAAGTGGCACTCGATTTGGCCGAAGGCGCTGATATGGTGATGGTCAAACCCGGCATGCCGTATCTCGATATCGTTCGCCGCGTGAAAGATGAATTTAAAGTGCCAACCTTTGTGTATCAAGTTTCCGGTGAATACGCCATGCTCAAAGCGGCCAGCCAAAATGGCTGGCTCGATGAGCAAAGTGTGGTGCTAGAGAGTCTTTTGGCGTTTAAACGCGCGGGTGCCGATGCAATTTTGACTTACTACGCACTCGATGCCGCGCGCTGGCTGACGCAAAAGTAA
- a CDS encoding mechanosensitive ion channel family protein, with protein sequence MMRKIVGLICILLLAWTSLAYAAEENSFLANTEASQNEDNEALPLTVDNRTLAVFRVGISSYTQRDRVEAAKLRLARIIKTKGLGKVSSMPVIPPGVGVAILLDGQMVFTIQPGDVNELAGETMVSVVEKATEQLSMLINDRRELNNPKQLLFAGLHTLVASVVLFLGLWILSRARPRMLKLGHSYLAQPIARVAKNTVGVTIASLNQSLQWVVRIFLGLLILSLLYSWASYVFLQFPLTRAWSENLNVTIFGFLGKAGLAVLDAVPGLLVVAFIVVCTRYLSMLMAFFFNRIERGELSFAWFDRDTAGTTRRILSVLIWLLALAMIYPYLPGANTEAFKGLSVILGLMVSLGASSVVGQFASGFILVYSKSLKQGEFVQIGNTEGTVAHIGLFATKIHTNLREEISIPNSVLFGQNVVNYSRLATNGGVISQIVVTIGYDVAWRQVEAMLLMAAQQTAGVRADPPPRVFQTGLLDFYVEYHLRVALDEPQRRMEILHDLNGKVQDVFNTYGIQIMSPNYRADPEQEKLVPVEQWYRAPAKKE encoded by the coding sequence ATGATGAGAAAAATAGTCGGCTTAATCTGCATCTTGCTGCTGGCATGGACGAGTTTGGCTTACGCGGCTGAGGAAAATTCATTCCTTGCCAATACCGAGGCCAGCCAAAATGAAGACAATGAGGCACTACCTTTAACGGTGGACAACCGTACTTTGGCAGTGTTTCGCGTCGGCATTTCTTCATATACGCAAAGAGATCGCGTTGAGGCGGCTAAATTACGCCTGGCGCGCATTATCAAAACCAAAGGCTTAGGCAAAGTCAGCTCAATGCCGGTGATCCCACCTGGGGTTGGCGTGGCGATTTTGCTCGATGGACAAATGGTGTTTACGATTCAGCCCGGTGATGTCAATGAGCTGGCTGGTGAAACCATGGTTTCTGTCGTTGAGAAGGCGACTGAACAGCTCAGTATGTTGATCAATGATCGCCGTGAATTAAATAATCCGAAGCAACTACTATTTGCCGGATTACATACCCTCGTTGCTTCGGTGGTGCTGTTTTTAGGTTTGTGGATTTTAAGCCGTGCTCGGCCGCGAATGCTGAAATTAGGGCATAGCTATTTAGCCCAGCCGATTGCGAGAGTCGCGAAAAACACCGTCGGTGTGACCATTGCATCTTTAAATCAGTCTTTGCAATGGGTGGTGCGGATTTTCTTGGGGCTGCTGATTTTGTCCTTGCTGTATAGCTGGGCAAGCTATGTGTTTTTGCAGTTTCCACTCACTCGCGCTTGGAGTGAGAATCTCAACGTCACGATTTTTGGCTTTTTGGGCAAAGCCGGCTTGGCGGTACTTGATGCCGTGCCTGGTTTGTTAGTCGTGGCGTTTATTGTGGTGTGTACCCGTTATTTATCGATGTTGATGGCATTCTTTTTTAATCGCATTGAACGCGGCGAGCTGAGCTTTGCTTGGTTTGATCGTGATACTGCCGGTACGACGCGGCGCATATTATCAGTACTGATTTGGCTGTTAGCCTTGGCAATGATTTACCCGTATTTGCCGGGTGCAAACACCGAGGCATTTAAAGGCTTGTCGGTGATTCTTGGTTTAATGGTGTCGCTCGGTGCTTCAAGCGTGGTGGGGCAATTTGCCAGCGGCTTTATTTTGGTTTACTCCAAATCGCTCAAGCAGGGTGAATTTGTGCAAATTGGCAATACCGAAGGCACTGTGGCGCATATTGGTTTGTTTGCGACCAAGATTCATACCAATTTACGTGAAGAGATTAGCATTCCTAATTCGGTGTTATTTGGGCAAAACGTCGTTAATTACTCACGCTTGGCCACCAACGGCGGGGTGATTTCACAGATTGTTGTGACCATTGGCTATGACGTGGCTTGGCGGCAGGTTGAGGCGATGCTATTGATGGCCGCGCAGCAAACTGCTGGCGTTCGCGCGGACCCGCCACCAAGGGTATTTCAAACCGGCTTGCTGGATTTTTATGTGGAATATCATTTACGCGTGGCGCTCGATGAGCCGCAGCGGCGGATGGAAATCTTGCACGATTTAAATGGCAAGGTTCAAGACGTGTTTAATACCTATGGCATTCAAATTATGTCGCCAAACTATCGCGCTGACCCCGAGCAAGAAAAGCTCGTCCCGGTAGAGCAATGGTATCGGGCACCGGCGAAGAAGGAATAA